The sequence below is a genomic window from Hippocampus zosterae strain Florida chromosome 7, ASM2543408v3, whole genome shotgun sequence.
CCCCCCCAAGTGTAAGGTGGCCCCCGAAGACGCGTGTCCCCTCGACGATCAGCAGCAAAAGCCGTCGCCCCAGGGGGACTCCCTGAGCAAACTCCAGCCCCTGGTGGCATCCTACCTTTGCTCTGATGTGACCCCCGTGCCCTCAACCAAAGAGTCCATCACGCTGCAAGGGGTCCTCATCAAACAGTCGGTCTTGAAAAGTCACAGAATCCTGCCCGGCTCGCTGCTCAACGGCGGAGACTTCCTGTTGAGGAAGCGGCACACCATTGAACTTTCCGGAGGCCAGCTCAAAAGCCTGATGAGCGGCAGCGCCAACGGCGGGGGCCAGCCCGTGGCGCCCGTCAACGGCCTGGCCAAGAAACTGGCCGCCGTGTCCGGTTCCGGCTGCGCGATGGCGGCCGTCAACGGGGATAAGCCTGCGGTCCCCGCGCAGTCGCACGCATCGGACGCCGACGGCCGGCCGGCTCACCTTGCCGTCAAAGGAACCCTTAACCGCAAGCGTTCTCCGGGAGTTTGTCCGAACGCGCAACCCTCGGCGCCGTCGCCCTTTTCCAATGACAACCACGGCCCCAGCCAAGAAGTGGATTCGGAGCGTGGCGGCCCAAGTCCCGAGCAGTCGGACCGGGAGAGGCCGGGCTGCAGCCGGCGCGGCTCCCCGTCCCGCGCTTCCCCTTCGGACACGCCGGACGTTCAAGTGGGGGAGCGCGCGCGGCTCAACGGCACCCGGCAGGCGGAAATTGAAGGCCGCCTGCGACGGCTGCGAAAGCGCCTGCAGGTGGTCCAGGCCAAGCAGGTGGAGCGCCACGTTCAGCAGCAGCTGGGCAGCTTCTTGGACTCCGCCACCAGTCGCCTGCTGGCCGGCGGCCGCAAGGACCACGCCGCCGCCTCGGCCTCCGGCTCGTCGGCGTGGAGGACGGGACGCCACTCGGCGGCGAGCAACAGAGACAGCCTGGCCCGCTTCCTGAAGAGCGGCTCGGTGCCGCTGGAACTGGAGCGGTTGTACCTGAGCGGTTCGGCCAACCTGCGCTCGGTGGAGAAAGCCTTCGACTCGGACGTGACGGAGAGCAGTTCCGGCGGCGACTCGgacttggaggaggaggagctcaaCAGGGTGGACGTGGAGCAGCGCCATGTCAAAATGTGAGTTGCGCCGTCGATTCACGCGGCCCGTCACACTCTGCCACGGCCCGCAAGTTACACCCGCACCAGCAATACGGCAAAGTCATTTACGCCGTTTCAGATGGTTGTAGTTTTGCCCCTCCAACATTGCGAGTTGTTCAAACACGGCCGAATCAGTGACAAAACACGGACCAAGGGCTGCACTATCGATTATTTTAATCACCATTTCATCTGTTTAGTGTTTGATAAACGCAGCACATGGTTTGGCACATCAGCTCAGCTACATTTCAACAGCAAATTGTTCAACCGGAGCAGGTCACGAGAGCATCACGCCATCATCATGCCAAATGTCTGATGCGAATTGACATCGACATGACAGTAATTGTGAACCTTTAATCAACTGCTACTTTAATACACACAAAGGTAGCAGCAGCGCATACACACAGAGCAGCTTTGTTGGGGACCTCCTCTGCCTGCCATGTTGCACGTCTTCCGGTCGAGCTGCGCGCTGCCCGGCACGTTGGCGCATTGTGGTGCTGCGTTGTAGGCGCAAAACTCCAGATGCGCACTTGTCTGcccgttaaaaacaaacaaacctccaAAAGAATTTGCTTCAAGAGCCACAATATCACAGAGGGTGTAAATAGTCATTGGACAGCCTACTGGGGGGGAGCAAGGGGGGTCAAGTGCGCTTGGGTGGGAACATAACGGAAAAGCGCCAAAGTTGTTTATCAGCGGTGCGAACATGTCTGAGTGCAGGAAGAAACGCTCGCCCGCTGTGACGTCAGCCAGCGCGTGCCCGGAGCACTATTTGACAGGAAGTTCCCCTCGCTTGGGACTGCAGCAAGGGCACTCGGTCCACTGTGGGGAGTCCATGATTAACCAAGGAGGCAACAAAGCTTATGACTTCTTGTTTTTAATGATTCAGAACCTGGAGCATTTCTGCATTCCCACGCCTTGATTCAAAAACGGGAGATTTCCAATTGACGGAGTAGGAAATTCAGACGCATCAATTGCGAGTTGTTCATGCACGTCTGAGAGACCCTGACCGCAAGCAGCTGCAGCATATGACACGGAGACGGGCGAGGTGTGTCACCCACTTGCCTTTCCTGTCTCTTGTGTGTTGACAGACGCTGTCACTttattgttggtgtttttttttttttttcctcttctctttGTCAGTGACGAGTAGCTTGCTGGGAACGAATGGTTGTCGCATTCAGGAAGCAAAccttggggggatgggggggggggagcaaggaAGGAGGGGATAAAAATAAGAGTCCCGTGCCGATCTGCTTGTTTATTTGGCTGTGCCATGCGCACGCCAGAGCTTGTTGGAAACATCTGGATGCGTTGGGCTGACTTGTCAGTTTGTCAACACCGAGCGAGCCACACTTGTTATGTAACCCCACCCCgcgccctccttttttttttttttttttttttttttatggcatgACTGCTGCAGTTCTTTCCTGCCCACACCCTGTCGGGCCGCCCGCCATAGTCGGCCTCCGCCGCTCGCGCGCACGATTCAGTTCGCATACCGGGAGAGCGCCGTTTACATTTCACACCGTTGGAATTGTAACGCCGTTCGGGGCCCTTTTCAAACCTGGAAACTTTCCATGCGAATTTCAGGGAATGAAGTGAGGATTTACCATATGGAAGGTGAGCTCATAAGAAGGCACAGTAatacggggggaaaaaacccaatCCTGTCTTCCAAATTTTAACTTAAAAATGGCCACGGTCAGAAAATAAGCCTCCACTCGTTGATTCATCCCTCGTGTTGTTTGTATTGCACCTGCGGTGACCCGTAGAGATAAGAGTTGAATTTGTTCCATGGCTGTGCTCAGAAGTCAAGACTCGTATCTTGCGTCGCGCATAGGCTGGAATTGTGCAGCCAAACGAGAGGCGCAGCCTGCCGGAGACGGATTTTTCGGACGAGCTCATTGTTTTCCGCTTCGGAAATGCACAATATTGAGGTGGCTTTTTACAAATAGGAGTCAAGAAACTCCTCGCGAGCCAAAAGGGGGTCGTCTCGACAAGGTCGTAGCGAACGCGGCGTGTGGGAAGGTCCAAAACCCAGCAAAATGTTGGAGGGGCTCATTATCGTCATCTAGTACCATTGTAGTAGCTTACACGGTGTACTAATGGGTGTTTTCTGAACGGGaccatgaatatatatatatatatatacacacacacacgtactgccattgtctacatgtgttgctgcaccctTTGTGTTCAGTCGATTGAGCATTGCTATTtagtgttagcatgaagctaccTAGCCGCCTGTCGGCCACACTTGCGCAACAGTTCCCACGTCCGACGTCGGCGAGCAGCAGGGGCGGCCCGAAAAAAGGTGGAGGCGCTCGCCGTCCTCCGCGAGGATGACCTTCAtgggtgtttttgtgtgcgcgtgccagATGGAAGCGCGCCGAGAGTCGCTACACGCTGGAGAGGGCGGCCATCATCAGTCACTGGAACTGGCTGCAGGCTCACATCTCCGACTTGGAGTACCGCATCCGACAGCAGACGGACATCTTCAGGCAGATCCGCGCCAGCAAGGTCAGTCGGAAATGCACTAAATTGCCTTTTACACCAAAAAATCTCCTTCGGGCGTGCCCTCCGTTTTGTGGAAAGGGCAACGTTGAACTGTTGGACAGTGAAATCAAATGATTCATGTAGAGAGTTTATCGTGCATTCTTGCTTCACCCTGAACTTGGACCTCAAAATTTGATTCGAGTTGCTCAAGAGCACGCCGTCATGTTTTCTTGCTGTGTCCTCTGCAGGGCACAGTGGAGCTGGGAGGTGTCGGGCCTCAAGAAGCCAAGACGGAGCCTGCCAGCTCTCAGgtaatattattgttgtttttttttttttcatgtctcaaAAACGTGCAATAAACGAAGACTTGGATATTGAGCTGTATGCTTTTTgtcttgacctttgacctccaaGATGCAGCCTTATAGGAGAACTGTCAAAGGACACCGCTAACGCTAAACtacaagataaaaataaaatatgtgcaGATGTGTATTcctatatgtgtgtgcgtaaaAAGTGATGGCAATTATGAGATAAGAGTGGAGTGAGCCTGATAATTATTTGGAACCGCCAAGCCACCGTCATGAATGCTTGCGGCTTCGGTTTGTTTCGATGAGTTTGCTTATTGACACTCAAACTATCCTCACGCAAggaagcgtgtgtgtgattATACGAACGGTTGTGGCTGCAGGAATCGTCTTCAGAGTGCGCGGAGCACGTCGTCACCGCAGAACCCTGGAACGCTCAAAACGGCCAGCCGGTCAACGGCGTCCTCAGCAGGTACtggcgatgatgatgaagatgctggtggtggtggtgaagatgatgatgacgatggcgGAAATGTGGCGCCGGCAGGGTGGGCGAGAGCGTGGACGGCAAGCACCAGCAGACGACGACGGACGGCACGTGCGTGGCGGCGCGTACGCgacctctgattggctggaggCGGCGGAGGCTCATCCAGCCCAACACGGTGGCCAACCTGACGGGAAAGGTAACGACGCCGGCTAACCGTCGGATTGTTTTTGACGATGATTAGCGATACGAACGTCGCGGGATTCGTCGCGGGACAAATTCGCGTGCCGGCTGAAGGCGGGGGCAAACTGAAGCTTTGCGACTGTGTCATGCGAATGTTTTCGTTCAGCCCGCGGCCAAGCATTTGCTCCCGGAGGGCTTGTTGATGTGCGTTGTCATCCGCGCAGGCGTCTCGGAGCGGCTGCGCGTGCCGAGTCAACCCCAGCTGCGTGATGTGCGGCGGCCGGCCCGTCCCCCGAGAGGACCCCCAGTTCCACTTGCCCGTCCTGGAGCGCCTGTCCAGACTGGATCTCGGCATCCACCCCATCCTGTCCTTCCCAGACGGTCGGTCGCTACAGCTTTTGCTTCAGATCGCCGTCGCTCCTTTGTCGGGggcttgagggggggggggttgttttgcagTGTGTGATTCCTTCTCTTTTTGGAATcttgattttctttattttttgggggtccaGATGTGGGCGTGGGCCTTCGCGTGCAGCAGGCCATGAAGAGCTGCTGGAGCGGCCGGTTGCTGGAGAGGAGCAAGCCCGTCAAGAAGTTCTCGCTCAAACACAAGCTGTCGTCATCCAAAGAGAAGCACAAGTTCGCCAGCTCGCTCATGGCAGTCAGTGAGTGTGCGCCGCCGTCGCACGGCCATTGACAGATtgcttttgcaatttttttcctccttcctgtAATTTCTTCTGGTACCAATCAAACCGGTGTCAGAAAGGTTGGCGGCGTCGAACACTGTCAACTTGTTCCCAAGCAAATTATTGGTGTAAGCACTGCGCATCGGTAAAGATGTGCTTTGCACTcacaagcaccaaaaaaaaactgggccACACAGGAAAAACATCAACAGACTGTGAAATAATTCACGCATGGATGAATCGCACTTTGCACTTTTCAGGGCTGAGCCATTACAAGAGTCGAGCCGACAAATCGAGGGCGCCGGAGGCCGCCGCCTGCAAGACGGAGCGACTGCACGGTGCGTCGGCGCCTCCCGGACCCTACGACAAAAACTACAGCCGGAAGAGATTACGAGAGCCCTCGTTGGACCGGAACGACTGTGAGTAATGGGGAGCCCAAGTTGTTCGCGTTCCAAACGTGCAAGCGGATAtttgtagagagagagagaaatggaaATGGGAGAAGAATTCCTGCCGAGAGGCTCAAATTGCAAATTGACCAAACGATTTATCTGTGAATGCGATAACCTTTCCGTTCAAACTAGATTTCCAAAAATTCCCCTGAAGTTGCCAACTTGGAATATTTGCCAAATGCCAAAAGCGGGTTTGTTCCATCTTGTGCTTCAACATGTCCGCCGGCGTGTTCCGCAGCCTCTCCGAAATTCTTCCTGGagtcgggcggcggcggcgcggcccCTTGCCCGGCGCTGGCCGGCGTCCACAGCCCCGTCGCACGACAGCTGTCCACATGCTCGGACAACGCCGCGCCGCTGGGCGCCGCCGGCACACCTGTAAGATCGATGAACATCAGacatgtgttgggggggggggggggtattaaaGTGGGGGGGGATTCAAGCGCCGTGACTGTTTGCCGTGCGTGTGCGCTCCAGCTGCAGCCCATCAAGAGGAGGCGCGGCGAAAGCTCCTTCGACATCAACAACATCGTGATTCCCATGTCGGTGGCCGCCACCACGCGAGTGGAGAAGCTGCAGTATAAGGAGATCCTCACGCCCaggtaagccccccccccgcttgcTCGCTGACCACAAAGCGCCTCATCCGCTCACCCGGGTGACTTGTGCATCCAGCTGGCGAGCCGTAGATGTCCTGTCGCAGCCGACGGTGCCGGAAGAGAATGAGCGCGAGGTGagtgtctgccccccccccccccccccacacttgaTTTTTGACACCAACGGGGACGGAGGAGAACAAATCGCTGTCAAAAACGCAGTACGGTGACGTTTTGGAGGTCGACATGCGCgtgcgtgtttttgtttgtaggtGGAGGACTTGTCGGACGCGGCCTTTGTTCAGCTGCACCAGCCGTATGAGGACCAGGAGCGTTCTCGCTGGACCTGGATGGCCTTGGCGCCGGCCAAGCGGAGGGGCAGCAGGTCAGGCCGGCAACACGCCGACAGTTTGCTCGGTGGGAACGACCACGCACCTGgtgtaacacccccccccctttttttttttttttttactctccgtCAGGTCGTACAAGTCACTGGACGGGCGCACCACGCCGCTGTTGGGCGGCAccaaccccccgaccccccagcCGGCGTCCCCCGAGCCCAGCCACTACCCCGCGCTACACGACTACGGCTACATGCCCTCGCCCCTCAGCCCCCCCAGCCCCGATACGCCCTGCTCGCGTGACTCGCACCGCCTCATGTCCAGCGAGGATACTCGATGTTCCACGCCCGACTTTGCCTTTGAGGAGAGGGTACGACCGCCGCTACCTTGCGTCGCCTCCTCGTCCTTCTCGTGTCCCGCGCCAATCTTAAGcactcggttttttttttctcctcttttccaGACGGTGGCGCCATGGGAGCGGCGCAATTTCCCACTGGCCGAAGACCCGGCGCCGGAGCCCGAGGCGGACGGCGAGCGCGCCAGGCCCAGAGTGCGAAGCCTGTCGGGATGCCGTGCATTCGGCCGGCCCGACTCGGACGATGGCGAGCCTTCTTGTTGCCACGAcgacgaagacgacgacgatgatgacgacgacgacgctgCGCCTGCCGCCGGCCCCAGGCGACTGTGAGCGGACTTGTGCGCTTCCTGTTGTTTGATATTCAAACATCAGTCTAATCCTTTCACAGTTTTTAGTGAATCCGACGCAGATAGACGCGACATGTTACAAGTCTGATTTGTGTAGTAGGCGAAACATGTACatggactggggggggggggcttagcgTTGTTTTGATACGTGGCGTGTACACTTGTAGCGCACGATGTAGCGACTCCTCCACTATGGCCAAAGGGTGTTTTTCTATCCTTTAGTTTGTTTGTAATTCCCATGTCCATTGTTAGTGGAGTGACTCACAAGAAAAGATGGGGAAAAGTCTGCCCCTCCCCCATCAAAATAAACAGGTACATGTAGGATGCAGCCCCTCCACCCTCAGAGCAGAGCACTTGTTGACTTTGGTTGCTTTCGTTTTCCATTCCCGACATGTTCGTATGTCGCGTGTTCCAGCGTAACGTTGTCTTTGACTTGTGAACCATTCCTACTGTAGGCccccagccacccccccccccccaagccacccagtccccaccccctccctcccccctctccgGGGGGGGGCCGCACTTGTCCTAGGAGGCGCTACTAACACTTGTTTAGCGGGACTCGGATTATTCAGGCTCTCGCTGTTCCATCTCACGTGGGTTCCTCCCGTCTGTCAACTCTGACTATGCAAAACgaaaagtcaaaaaaaaaaaaaagttcatagtTTGCTTTTGCCTCAGCCAATCACTGTTCTTCTCTCTTCAGTAGTGACGTCACATGTTGATGTACCTGTTTGATTGTTGCAGCAGTTATCACTATTGTTTGCTTTTTGTAAATAGTTCcattaaaacatttatgtttaaCTTGGACGCCCTGATTTGTGGAAGCTGACAGCGTTGTAATAGTCTCCCCAGGTTTCAGCCCGTGTCCTCTTGGGATCATGGCGCTGTTGGCTTTTGTTACCACGGCAACTGTAGACTGGATCTCGCGTGGCCTGTCCGCTTGCTGCTTGTGAGTGTGAAAAACAAGCGAGCGGCCAAGGTATCAAAACTCCATTTTGAGCCATGTGGACGGACACCCACACCAACACTCGGCAACAGCTTGATTGAAGCCAAGTGCTTCCGTTACCACTCGATGCCTCTGGAAGGTAGTTGATTGCACCTCGGAGCCTGGTTGGGGGAGAAGTGGGCGAGCGTTGTGGAACCAACCTTTTATTTTGCCGTTTAAGTCTTAATCTGACTATGCTAGACCTTCTTTCCAAACCATTGCCagggttattaaaaaaaaaaatgaacgtgaTACATGCAGTCGGGTAActgccaccccctccccccgaaaAGCTGACTGCATTGTCAACTTTATACCAGGAGAGGGCGCCAACAGCCCGAAAAGTGGGCGTTTCCTGGAAAGGTTTGTATTGCGCACAATTGTGCTTGACATTGCCTCACGAAACATTTTGcccaagatttttttggggggggttgaattgatgaacccccccccccccacacgcacTTTTCTGACCTACTTTAGGACCATCTTTTTGTCAGTTTTCGTGTGTGACAAAATCTCACTGAATTGGAGCTGCGTCCCTCTTCTGAAAGTGGCGTTTCATCTGCTCTCCACTCAACGGATGGACGGACCGACGTTCCTGGCAACACTTTGTCCCATGGGTGAGTGAAATCAAGTTCTATTTCTGTTAGCACGCTGACGCCTGGTGTAACTTGTAGCCCCGAACCGCCCCTGACTGGACTGTAGGCTGTGTGATTGATTTCATCAGTAAGTCTAAATATACGACGAGACTTTGGTGACTGGTCAGCGTTTATTgtcaaacacaaacatacatTAAATGCACAACAACGATCACATTTGCACCACTGTACAGCGTGAGTGGGTTACTATGGAAACTGGCTCATGGAGTTCTTCGTCTTTGTCGTTGTCTTGGAGCGACACATTCGACAAAGTTGGCATGCACCTTTGCTCTGGTATGAAAACACGACACGCGGTGGACATATAAACGTTATTACCCTGCATATGCACACGCATCAAATCCAGCAGGTTCGTGTAgggtgaagaaaacaaaacaaagcaaactgCACTCGCTCGGCTTCGCTTCCATTTGGCGCTTCATGCAGGAAGTGATGTCTTAGCATCATTGGCTATAAACTTTAAAAAGATCCATGACCGTCAATCAACTAACCTACACAGAcatacaacacacaaaaaactgaCTTTGCGCACCCGCCAAATCATGAAGCTAAAAATACGCGGACATCGACAACGGAACTGCGGCACCGGGAGTCCACTCGCTTGGTTCTCTCGACTCGGCGACAATACTGCTTTGAAAGGCTGGCTCATCATACACTTGCCGTCCCTCATTTGGCAACTGACATTTCAAAAGCATCCCCGTCCCCACCCACGAAGCCAACGCAACGGAAGAGTGACTGACTGACGGCACGGCACGGCGACAGCGACGGCGCctcagcaacatttttttaaaaacttttttatcTCAAACAAGGTCAAGGAAGTGACGAGCGGGAGAGCGGAAAGCCTCAATCAAAATGGCCACAAAGGAAGAAGCTAAACTGACTTGAACGCAGCGTCAGCAGTCATGGCAACCCTGTAGCACCCGCAATGGAATGCGGAACTTTCCATTGAAAACACCCAAGGAGGAAAGGCTTCtaaatgcaggggtgtcaaacgtaTAAGGCCCGCGGGCCTGACGGAGGTCCGATTGGGCAACGTGGAGAAAAGAGAACACCTTCACGCTGCCGTGTTTCAAAGTAATGACCGTTGCTAATTTTGCCCACTAGAGGGCGCATTGATAACCACTGAAATGACATTGTGAACTGGGCTGTCCTTTAGGATTTGACGCCTGCTCCTGAAGGATTCCCCGGTGAAGTTTGGCCAGCAAAGAAAGCCCACCTCGCTGGAAAAAAAGGGGCCGCGTTTACATGAAAAGGTAACCCTCCTTCGAAATATCTGAAGAGCCATCAACAGCTACAGGAAGGCTTTTTTACTGTCTTCCCGGTGTACTTGCGATATAAAATTTGGACTTCTCACTTCTAAATGTCCTTTCCTGACCCATTCGAGATCAGATTGGGGTGAATGTGGCCCGCCAACTCAAatgcgtttgacacccctgctctcatGTGAATTACTGTTGAAACATGACGGCGGTTACAAAAAGTCCGGTGAGAAAAAGGACGTGGAGGGTGACATAAGGGGCCGGGGGGGGTGTCGATGGAGGGAATGGCCGCGCCTCACAGTCCCTGCCGGGCCAGTGAGGCGCTGACCCGGTCGGCCAGCGTGGACAGCTGGGGCGGCTCGGTCATGTTGAGGCTGCCGGACGACGACACGGTGCTGAGCTCTTGAGTGGGCGAGTCCTCCAGGGAGATGATCTCGGCGCCGTGGTCCGTGCGCGCCCTGGCGCTCTCACGGAAGTTCAGCTTGTGGCTCTCGATCTGCGCGGACGCAAACGTACAAACGCGGGCGCTCGTCAGTGACGGCGCCGGCCCGTTTTGGAGGTCTTCCCTCTCCAACACGCCCGATTGAAATGATCGGCCTGACCTAGATAGTTCCTCCACTTCAAGTGCCTGCGTGAAGGgagatgatgaggatgaggatgatgatgacgcACTGGTACTTACTGGCGTCCTCCATCTTGGCGGGCGCGTGCGAGATGGTCTGAGGAGAGTGAGGGGGGGTGGCTGTGGGGGAGGGGCCGTCCGGGGGGCTCGGCCCGCCTTTCTTCCCCTTCGCTTGCTACGCCGGGTGCAGGGAAGGGTAATAGGGCAGGCGGGGGttgagcagggaagggtgaCGCATGCAACAAAAGTAAACGGGATGGCGTCAacagaaaccaaacaaaaaaaaatcacaatcatCATGAGAAGAATGATGGGGAAGAAAAGCGCAAGGAGGA
It includes:
- the kansl1a gene encoding KAT8 regulatory NSL complex subunit 1: MAAMAPALTDAPAEAHHIRFKLAAPSSSLSPASADNHANASNILIHAGGPPKCKVAPEDACPLDDQQQKPSPQGDSLSKLQPLVASYLCSDVTPVPSTKESITLQGVLIKQSVLKSHRILPGSLLNGGDFLLRKRHTIELSGGQLKSLMSGSANGGGQPVAPVNGLAKKLAAVSGSGCAMAAVNGDKPAVPAQSHASDADGRPAHLAVKGTLNRKRSPGVCPNAQPSAPSPFSNDNHGPSQEVDSERGGPSPEQSDRERPGCSRRGSPSRASPSDTPDVQVGERARLNGTRQAEIEGRLRRLRKRLQVVQAKQVERHVQQQLGSFLDSATSRLLAGGRKDHAAASASGSSAWRTGRHSAASNRDSLARFLKSGSVPLELERLYLSGSANLRSVEKAFDSDVTESSSGGDSDLEEEELNRVDVEQRHVKIWKRAESRYTLERAAIISHWNWLQAHISDLEYRIRQQTDIFRQIRASKGTVELGGVGPQEAKTEPASSQESSSECAEHVVTAEPWNAQNGQPVNGVLSRVGESVDGKHQQTTTDGTCVAARTRPLIGWRRRRLIQPNTVANLTGKASRSGCACRVNPSCVMCGGRPVPREDPQFHLPVLERLSRLDLGIHPILSFPDDVGVGLRVQQAMKSCWSGRLLERSKPVKKFSLKHKLSSSKEKHKFASSLMAVRLSHYKSRADKSRAPEAAACKTERLHGASAPPGPYDKNYSRKRLREPSLDRNDSSPKFFLESGGGGAAPCPALAGVHSPVARQLSTCSDNAAPLGAAGTPLQPIKRRRGESSFDINNIVIPMSVAATTRVEKLQYKEILTPSWRAVDVLSQPTVPEENEREVEDLSDAAFVQLHQPYEDQERSRWTWMALAPAKRRGSRSYKSLDGRTTPLLGGTNPPTPQPASPEPSHYPALHDYGYMPSPLSPPSPDTPCSRDSHRLMSSEDTRCSTPDFAFEERTVAPWERRNFPLAEDPAPEPEADGERARPRVRSLSGCRAFGRPDSDDGEPSCCHDDEDDDDDDDDDAAPAAGPRRL